One Lucilia cuprina isolate Lc7/37 chromosome 4, ASM2204524v1, whole genome shotgun sequence DNA segment encodes these proteins:
- the LOC111676113 gene encoding neprilysin-4-like: protein MNLKLINHYVYSGFLLICCCLSVKCEEDIFANPVAKQILKLSKAADIKAFMNQNVDPCDDFYTYACGSWHAINPAQYNRNINTDKFQSLTKGIEGRLKELLLKKKTGNGDVEDKIKDFFASCQNAYLDTTKYRSSLAKIYKEFGEFSALKTEDQLKNTSSEWWSTVAKIQHKFGRSIILSLYILDDLKDKSKTMPYIGPPEFEMTQGAFNMVHNIQEDRIRKYMKLYLNMTAEDAAVSAKNVMTFENNLTWGATDVRLGKSVEELLTLYNTTDLMEKYNDLFDVKQYLEIVLGTKDLPEQIYVYDESYLEGLYDVFNTTDNELVEDYILWLFLDEFIVDFTYSNMLPECIDKSKKYFGKFVDHAIYNQYRSKEAEAEIYELWDDIKSTLKHNFETEKYYWIAPKTRQEAVKKLNNMNLTINSYDSDNFVELFKNLDIDPANYVLNVKNILEHAESLRENKLEKKTEEDTQVLSFTPVYNILENQIKIPVALLQPRYIWDPIYPKAIQYGTLGYLIAHEMIHGFDDEGRNYDANGKAFNWWDEKSAYEFESRRKCFIEQYHNYTYDGKRLPKSGLQSENIADNGGVNIAYNAYERWLSKRKVVESDVEKNDTLPRLPFNNRQLFFVSFAQLWCEDILSMFRSSFANGDIHAPGIFRVIGSLSNSREFSWLFNCDKKTTSNMNPPKKCEIY from the coding sequence atgaatttaaaattaataaatcacTATGTGTATAGTGGCTTCCTATTAATATGTTGCTGTTTAAGCGTGAAATGTGAGGAAGACATATTTGCCAACCCAGTggccaaacaaattttaaaattatcaaaagcCGCTGATATTAAAGCGTTTATGAATCAAAATGTTGATCCCTGCGatgatttttatacatatgCCTGTGGTTCATGGCATGCAATTAATCCGGCCCAATATAATCGCAATATAAACACGGACAAGTTTCAATCTTTAACCAAAGGCATTGAGGGAAGACTTAAAGAATTGTTGCTAAAGAAAAAAACCGGAAATGGTGATGTGGaagataaaattaaagatttttttgccTCTTGTCAGAATGCCTATCTTGACACTACAAAATATCGTTCATCGTTGGCTAAAATCTACAAAGAGTTTGGTGAATTTTCCGCTTTAAAAACAGAGGACCAGTTAAAGAATACCAGTTCAGAATGGTGGTCAACGGTGgcaaaaattcaacataaatttgGGAGATCCATAATACTATCGCTATATATATTAGATGATTTAAAAGATAAGTCCAAAACAATGCCCTATATAGGACCTCCAGAATTTGAAATGACCCAGGGGGCGTTTAATATGGTGCATAACATACAAGAAGACAGAATACGCAAATATATGAAGCTGTACTTGAACATGACTGCCGAGGATGCAGCAGTAAGCGCCAAAAACGTAATGACTTTCGAAAACAATTTAACTTGGGGTGCTACTGATGTGCGTCTGGGTAAAAGTGTTGAGGAATTGTTGACCTTGTATAATACCACCGATTTAATGGAGAAATATAATGATTTATTCgatgtaaaacaatatttggAAATCGTGTTAGGTACAAAAGATTTGCCAGAACAGATCTATGTCTATGATGAATCTTATTTGGAGGGTCTATATGATGTTTTCAACACCACCGATAACGAACTTGTAGAGGACTATATACTATGGTTATTTTTGGATGAATTTATTGTCGATTTCACATACAGCAATATGCTGCCGGAGTGCATagataaatcgaaaaaatattttggtaaattTGTTGATCATGCCATCTATAATCAATATCGAAGCAAAGAGGCCGAAGCAGAAATATACGAACTATGGGATGATATTAAAAGTACACTTAAACACAATTTCGAGACTGAAAAATATTATTGGATAGCGCCTAAGACACGTCAGGAAGCCgttaagaaattaaacaatatgAATTTAACCATAAACTCCTATGATAGTGACAATTTCGTTGAGCTATTTAAAAATCTGGACATAGATCCCGCCAACTATGTActcaatgtaaaaaatattttggagcATGCCGAGTCTTTAAGAGAAAACAAATTGGAAAAGAAAACTGAAGAAGATACTCAGGTATTGTCCTTTACACCTGTTTATAACATTTTggaaaatcaaatcaaaattccAGTAGCTCTGCTGCAGCCACGCTATATTTGGGATCCCATATATCCTAAAGCCATACAGTATGGCACTTTGGGTTATCTCATAGCTCATGAAATGATTCATGGTTTTGATGATGAAGGTCGCAATTATGATGCCAATGGCAAGGCCTTCAACTGGTGGGATGAGAAATCTGCCTATGAATTTGAATCGAGACGCAAATGTTTCATAGAACAATATCACAACTACACTTATGATGGAAAACGTTTACCCAAAAGTGGTTTGCAATCAGAAAATATTGCCGATAATGGTGGCGTTAATATAGCTTATAATGCCTATGAGCGTTGGTTGTCTAAGCGTAAAGTAGTCGAAAGTGATGTTGAAAAGAATGACACCCTGCCACGTTTACCCTTCAATAATCGTCAAttgttttttgtaagttttgctCAACTGTGGTGTGAGGATATACTTTCGATGTTCCGTAGTTCATTTGCTAACGGTGATATACATGCCCCCGGAATATTCAGAGTCATTGGTTCATTATCAAACTCTAGAGAATTCTCGTGGTTGTTTAATTGTGACAAGAAGACAACATCTAACATGAATCCACCAAAGAAATGTGAAAtctattga